TCGTTCCCATCCTGGGCTGGCGGATGTTTGCTCGAGTCGACAGAAAGCCAGAGCTGGAGAACCAATGCGACACGGACTTCCGCTTCATCACCTGGTTCAAAGTCCTGACAGCCATCCTCAACTTCTACATTCCCTCCTTCCTCATGCTTCTGTTCTACTCGCAGATTTTCATCGCAGTCCGCGATCATTACAGAGAGTGGGAGAACTTTGCCGGTCCGATGATGAAAACCGAAGCAGACGACACGTTACATAACGGGATGCAGCTGCAGATAACCAAAGCCTCGGAGAGAGAGAGTCTGGCCTCGCAGGCGTTCTCTCAAAACGAGGGCCTGCTGGATCAGTACAGTTTGGAGCAGCCTTACAACTCGAGGGACAATAACGAGGACGTTACCTCCGAGACAAAGAGGAAGAGTTGTTATAAGGCCAGAGCAATGTTTAGTCTTTCGAAACGCATGAGAAAGAGCGTGCAAGACTCCAACGAGGTTTCTTTTCAGAGCGATGATGGAGAAACCATCGCAGAAGGCCCACCGTTATCTCTCGCCTTCCTGCAGTCCGAGAACAACGCTCAGCCCAAAGTGTTCATGAATGCGAACGACTGTAACATGTTAGTGCCAAACTCTGTTGGCAACATGTGTGAGAGCACACCGACTGTGGATGTTCACAATTACGCCACGGTTCTCAGCGATCAGAGCTCTCCGCCGTCCCCGCCGTCGCCCTGGGCTGAGAACGCCACCAACACGCTCCCCGCCAAACAGACGTGGCAGAAGCTCTGCGAACAGTCCAAGCAGAGCATCCACAGCATGCGCATCCGGAAGGAGCGGAAAGCCGCCAGGCAGCTTGGCTTCATCATTGGCGTCTTCATGGTGTGCTGGATCCCGTACTTCATCACCTTCATGGTCATGGCCTTGTGTGAGACCTGTGTGCATCATGACCTTCATATGTTCACAATTTGGCTAGGGTACATCAACTCCACCTTGAATCCCTTCATATACCCGCTGTGCAATGAGAACTTCAAAAGGGTGTTCAAAAAGATATTTCATATCGATAGATAAAGTTCAGGAGAGGTTTAAAACTGTTAGCACAC
This DNA window, taken from Cyprinus carpio isolate SPL01 chromosome B11, ASM1834038v1, whole genome shotgun sequence, encodes the following:
- the LOC109085476 gene encoding histamine H1 receptor-like, which produces MCFLTTLTSCDACPMETTTILTATNGKRILQEHPEPNVTSLSNASAPFHHHMNNAVLGILLGTLSLLTVIMNLLVLFAVRKERTLHTVGNLYIVSLSIADLIVGATVMPLNLVYLLEDEWKLGRVICQFWLVMDYVASTASIFSLFILCLDRYRSVRHPLQYLKYRTRGRATLLICSAWLLSMTWIVPILGWRMFARVDRKPELENQCDTDFRFITWFKVLTAILNFYIPSFLMLLFYSQIFIAVRDHYREWENFAGPMMKTEADDTLHNGMQLQITKASERESLASQAFSQNEGLLDQYSLEQPYNSRDNNEDVTSETKRKSCYKARAMFSLSKRMRKSVQDSNEVSFQSDDGETIAEGPPLSLAFLQSENNAQPKVFMNANDCNMLVPNSVGNMCESTPTVDVHNYATVLSDQSSPPSPPSPWAENATNTLPAKQTWQKLCEQSKQSIHSMRIRKERKAARQLGFIIGVFMVCWIPYFITFMVMALCETCVHHDLHMFTIWLGYINSTLNPFIYPLCNENFKRVFKKIFHIDR